A stretch of Gambusia affinis linkage group LG10, SWU_Gaff_1.0, whole genome shotgun sequence DNA encodes these proteins:
- the rxrgb gene encoding retinoic acid receptor RXR-gamma-B isoform X5 encodes MSMCDHIYSAGPMSAGHAHPPSMAGMVGHPSVISTSRPLPSPMSTLGSPMNGLASPYPVITSSLGSPSVPLQSTPNMNFGPISSPQMNSMNSVSSSEDIKPPPGLQSLGNINYQCTSPGGMSKHICAICGDRSSGKHYGVYSCEGCKGFFKRTVRKDLTYTCRDNKECLIDKRQRNRCQYCRYQKCLAMGMKREGVGVCAAVQEERQRGKERGENEVESTSSFNDDMPVEKILDAELAVEPKTEMYSDGSPGNSTNDPVTNICQAADKQLFTLVEWAKRIPHFSELPLDDQVILLRAGWNELLIASFSHRSVTVKDGILLATGLHVHRSSAHSAGVGSIFDRVLTELVSKMKDMQMDKTELGCLRAIVLFNPDAKGLSNPSEVEALREKVYASLESYTKQKYPDQPGRFAKLLLRLPALRSIGLKCLEHLFFFKLIGDTPIDTFLMEMLEAPHQIT; translated from the exons ACTCGGCAGGGCCAATGAGTGCAGGCCACGCGCATCCTCCTTCCATGGCTGGCATGGTGGGACATCCCTCAGTCATCAGCACCTCCAGGCCCCTACCGTCCCCCATGTCCACCCTGGGCTCGCCAATGAACGGCCTGGCATCGCCTTATCCCGTCATCACGTCGTCTCTGGGATCACCCTCCGTACCCCTCCAGTCTACTCCCAACATGAACTTTGGACCAATCAGCAGTCCACAG ATGAACTCAATGAACAGTGTTAGCAGTTCGGAGGACATCAAGCCTCCACCGGGCCTGCAGTCTCTGGGAAACATCAACTACCAATGTACGAGTCCGGGGGGGATGTCAAAGCACATCTGTGCTATCTGCGGGGATCGCTCTTCAG GAAAGCACTATGGTGTGTACAGCTGCGAAGGCTGCAAAGGCTTCTTTAAGCGCACTGTCCGTAAAGATCTCACCTACACGTGTCGAGACAACAAAGAGTGCCTGATAGACAAGCGCCAGCGGAACCGCTGCCAGTACTGCCGCTATCAGAAGTGCCTGGCCATGGGCATGAAGAGAGAAG gtgtgggtgtgtgtgcagccGTGCAGGAAGAGAGGCAGCGCGGGAAGGAGCGCGGCGAGAACGAGGTGGAATCCACCAGCAGTTTCAACGACGACATGCCGGTGGAAAAGATCCTGGATGCTGAGCTGGCTGTGGAGCCCAAAACGGAGATGTACAGCGATGGCAGCCCCGGAAACTCG ACCAACGACCCCGTCACCAATATCTGTCAGGCAGCAGACAAGCAGCTCTTCACCTTGGTGGAGTGGGCCAAAAGGATCCCACACTTCTCTGAGCTCCCTCTGGACGACCAGGTCATCCTGCTTCGAGCAG gCTGGAATGAGCTGCTCATTGCCTCTTTCTCGCATCGCTCAGTCACTGTTAAAGACGGCATCCTTTTGGCTACAGGTCTACACGTGCACAGAAGTAGCGCCCACAGTGCAGGAGTGGGATCCATCTTCGACAG AGTCCTCACAGAGTTGGTATCCAAAATGAAAGACATGCAGATGGATAAGACAGAGCTGGGCTGCCTGCGAGCCATCGTTCTATTCAACCCAG ATGCAAAAGGTTTGTCAAACCCATCAGAGGTGGAGGCGCTAAGAGAAAAAGTCTACGCTTCACTGGAGTCGTATACAAAACAGAAGTACCCCGACCAGCCTGGCAG GTTTGCCAAACTGCTCCTGCGCCTGCCAGCTCTGCGCTCCATCGGTCTCAAGTGTTTGGAGCATCTGTTCTTCTTTAAACTAATCGGGGACACGCCCATTGACACTTTCCTGATGGAGATGCTGGAGGCTCCGCATCAGATCACATGA
- the rxrgb gene encoding retinoic acid receptor RXR-gamma-B isoform X4, which translates to MDSNDPYLHLNSAGPMSAGHAHPPSMAGMVGHPSVISTSRPLPSPMSTLGSPMNGLASPYPVITSSLGSPSVPLQSTPNMNFGPISSPQMNSMNSVSSSEDIKPPPGLQSLGNINYQCTSPGGMSKHICAICGDRSSGKHYGVYSCEGCKGFFKRTVRKDLTYTCRDNKECLIDKRQRNRCQYCRYQKCLAMGMKREGVGVCAAVQEERQRGKERGENEVESTSSFNDDMPVEKILDAELAVEPKTEMYSDGSPGNSTNDPVTNICQAADKQLFTLVEWAKRIPHFSELPLDDQVILLRAGWNELLIASFSHRSVTVKDGILLATGLHVHRSSAHSAGVGSIFDRVLTELVSKMKDMQMDKTELGCLRAIVLFNPDAKGLSNPSEVEALREKVYASLESYTKQKYPDQPGRFAKLLLRLPALRSIGLKCLEHLFFFKLIGDTPIDTFLMEMLEAPHQIT; encoded by the exons ACTCGGCAGGGCCAATGAGTGCAGGCCACGCGCATCCTCCTTCCATGGCTGGCATGGTGGGACATCCCTCAGTCATCAGCACCTCCAGGCCCCTACCGTCCCCCATGTCCACCCTGGGCTCGCCAATGAACGGCCTGGCATCGCCTTATCCCGTCATCACGTCGTCTCTGGGATCACCCTCCGTACCCCTCCAGTCTACTCCCAACATGAACTTTGGACCAATCAGCAGTCCACAG ATGAACTCAATGAACAGTGTTAGCAGTTCGGAGGACATCAAGCCTCCACCGGGCCTGCAGTCTCTGGGAAACATCAACTACCAATGTACGAGTCCGGGGGGGATGTCAAAGCACATCTGTGCTATCTGCGGGGATCGCTCTTCAG GAAAGCACTATGGTGTGTACAGCTGCGAAGGCTGCAAAGGCTTCTTTAAGCGCACTGTCCGTAAAGATCTCACCTACACGTGTCGAGACAACAAAGAGTGCCTGATAGACAAGCGCCAGCGGAACCGCTGCCAGTACTGCCGCTATCAGAAGTGCCTGGCCATGGGCATGAAGAGAGAAG gtgtgggtgtgtgtgcagccGTGCAGGAAGAGAGGCAGCGCGGGAAGGAGCGCGGCGAGAACGAGGTGGAATCCACCAGCAGTTTCAACGACGACATGCCGGTGGAAAAGATCCTGGATGCTGAGCTGGCTGTGGAGCCCAAAACGGAGATGTACAGCGATGGCAGCCCCGGAAACTCG ACCAACGACCCCGTCACCAATATCTGTCAGGCAGCAGACAAGCAGCTCTTCACCTTGGTGGAGTGGGCCAAAAGGATCCCACACTTCTCTGAGCTCCCTCTGGACGACCAGGTCATCCTGCTTCGAGCAG gCTGGAATGAGCTGCTCATTGCCTCTTTCTCGCATCGCTCAGTCACTGTTAAAGACGGCATCCTTTTGGCTACAGGTCTACACGTGCACAGAAGTAGCGCCCACAGTGCAGGAGTGGGATCCATCTTCGACAG AGTCCTCACAGAGTTGGTATCCAAAATGAAAGACATGCAGATGGATAAGACAGAGCTGGGCTGCCTGCGAGCCATCGTTCTATTCAACCCAG ATGCAAAAGGTTTGTCAAACCCATCAGAGGTGGAGGCGCTAAGAGAAAAAGTCTACGCTTCACTGGAGTCGTATACAAAACAGAAGTACCCCGACCAGCCTGGCAG GTTTGCCAAACTGCTCCTGCGCCTGCCAGCTCTGCGCTCCATCGGTCTCAAGTGTTTGGAGCATCTGTTCTTCTTTAAACTAATCGGGGACACGCCCATTGACACTTTCCTGATGGAGATGCTGGAGGCTCCGCATCAGATCACATGA
- the rxrgb gene encoding retinoic acid receptor RXR-gamma-B isoform X1, with protein MDSNDPYLHLSMWHPASLPATGGSPTRERGCCHYSAGPMSAGHAHPPSMAGMVGHPSVISTSRPLPSPMSTLGSPMNGLASPYPVITSSLGSPSVPLQSTPNMNFGPISSPQMNSMNSVSSSEDIKPPPGLQSLGNINYQCTSPGGMSKHICAICGDRSSGKHYGVYSCEGCKGFFKRTVRKDLTYTCRDNKECLIDKRQRNRCQYCRYQKCLAMGMKREGVGVCAAVQEERQRGKERGENEVESTSSFNDDMPVEKILDAELAVEPKTEMYSDGSPGNSTNDPVTNICQAADKQLFTLVEWAKRIPHFSELPLDDQVILLRAGWNELLIASFSHRSVTVKDGILLATGLHVHRSSAHSAGVGSIFDRVLTELVSKMKDMQMDKTELGCLRAIVLFNPDAKGLSNPSEVEALREKVYASLESYTKQKYPDQPGRFAKLLLRLPALRSIGLKCLEHLFFFKLIGDTPIDTFLMEMLEAPHQIT; from the exons ACTCGGCAGGGCCAATGAGTGCAGGCCACGCGCATCCTCCTTCCATGGCTGGCATGGTGGGACATCCCTCAGTCATCAGCACCTCCAGGCCCCTACCGTCCCCCATGTCCACCCTGGGCTCGCCAATGAACGGCCTGGCATCGCCTTATCCCGTCATCACGTCGTCTCTGGGATCACCCTCCGTACCCCTCCAGTCTACTCCCAACATGAACTTTGGACCAATCAGCAGTCCACAG ATGAACTCAATGAACAGTGTTAGCAGTTCGGAGGACATCAAGCCTCCACCGGGCCTGCAGTCTCTGGGAAACATCAACTACCAATGTACGAGTCCGGGGGGGATGTCAAAGCACATCTGTGCTATCTGCGGGGATCGCTCTTCAG GAAAGCACTATGGTGTGTACAGCTGCGAAGGCTGCAAAGGCTTCTTTAAGCGCACTGTCCGTAAAGATCTCACCTACACGTGTCGAGACAACAAAGAGTGCCTGATAGACAAGCGCCAGCGGAACCGCTGCCAGTACTGCCGCTATCAGAAGTGCCTGGCCATGGGCATGAAGAGAGAAG gtgtgggtgtgtgtgcagccGTGCAGGAAGAGAGGCAGCGCGGGAAGGAGCGCGGCGAGAACGAGGTGGAATCCACCAGCAGTTTCAACGACGACATGCCGGTGGAAAAGATCCTGGATGCTGAGCTGGCTGTGGAGCCCAAAACGGAGATGTACAGCGATGGCAGCCCCGGAAACTCG ACCAACGACCCCGTCACCAATATCTGTCAGGCAGCAGACAAGCAGCTCTTCACCTTGGTGGAGTGGGCCAAAAGGATCCCACACTTCTCTGAGCTCCCTCTGGACGACCAGGTCATCCTGCTTCGAGCAG gCTGGAATGAGCTGCTCATTGCCTCTTTCTCGCATCGCTCAGTCACTGTTAAAGACGGCATCCTTTTGGCTACAGGTCTACACGTGCACAGAAGTAGCGCCCACAGTGCAGGAGTGGGATCCATCTTCGACAG AGTCCTCACAGAGTTGGTATCCAAAATGAAAGACATGCAGATGGATAAGACAGAGCTGGGCTGCCTGCGAGCCATCGTTCTATTCAACCCAG ATGCAAAAGGTTTGTCAAACCCATCAGAGGTGGAGGCGCTAAGAGAAAAAGTCTACGCTTCACTGGAGTCGTATACAAAACAGAAGTACCCCGACCAGCCTGGCAG GTTTGCCAAACTGCTCCTGCGCCTGCCAGCTCTGCGCTCCATCGGTCTCAAGTGTTTGGAGCATCTGTTCTTCTTTAAACTAATCGGGGACACGCCCATTGACACTTTCCTGATGGAGATGCTGGAGGCTCCGCATCAGATCACATGA
- the rxrgb gene encoding retinoic acid receptor RXR-gamma-B isoform X2 translates to MDSNDPYLHLSMWHPASLPATGGSPTRERGCCHYSAGPMSAGHAHPPSMAGMVGHPSVISTSRPLPSPMSTLGSPMNGLASPYPVITSSLGSPSVPLQSTPNMNFGPISSPQMNSMNSVSSSEDIKPPPGLQSLGNINYQCTSPGGMSKHICAICGDRSSGKHYGVYSCEGCKGFFKRTVRKDLTYTCRDNKECLIDKRQRNRCQYCRYQKCLAMGMKREAVQEERQRGKERGENEVESTSSFNDDMPVEKILDAELAVEPKTEMYSDGSPGNSTNDPVTNICQAADKQLFTLVEWAKRIPHFSELPLDDQVILLRAGWNELLIASFSHRSVTVKDGILLATGLHVHRSSAHSAGVGSIFDRVLTELVSKMKDMQMDKTELGCLRAIVLFNPDAKGLSNPSEVEALREKVYASLESYTKQKYPDQPGRFAKLLLRLPALRSIGLKCLEHLFFFKLIGDTPIDTFLMEMLEAPHQIT, encoded by the exons ACTCGGCAGGGCCAATGAGTGCAGGCCACGCGCATCCTCCTTCCATGGCTGGCATGGTGGGACATCCCTCAGTCATCAGCACCTCCAGGCCCCTACCGTCCCCCATGTCCACCCTGGGCTCGCCAATGAACGGCCTGGCATCGCCTTATCCCGTCATCACGTCGTCTCTGGGATCACCCTCCGTACCCCTCCAGTCTACTCCCAACATGAACTTTGGACCAATCAGCAGTCCACAG ATGAACTCAATGAACAGTGTTAGCAGTTCGGAGGACATCAAGCCTCCACCGGGCCTGCAGTCTCTGGGAAACATCAACTACCAATGTACGAGTCCGGGGGGGATGTCAAAGCACATCTGTGCTATCTGCGGGGATCGCTCTTCAG GAAAGCACTATGGTGTGTACAGCTGCGAAGGCTGCAAAGGCTTCTTTAAGCGCACTGTCCGTAAAGATCTCACCTACACGTGTCGAGACAACAAAGAGTGCCTGATAGACAAGCGCCAGCGGAACCGCTGCCAGTACTGCCGCTATCAGAAGTGCCTGGCCATGGGCATGAAGAGAGAAG ccGTGCAGGAAGAGAGGCAGCGCGGGAAGGAGCGCGGCGAGAACGAGGTGGAATCCACCAGCAGTTTCAACGACGACATGCCGGTGGAAAAGATCCTGGATGCTGAGCTGGCTGTGGAGCCCAAAACGGAGATGTACAGCGATGGCAGCCCCGGAAACTCG ACCAACGACCCCGTCACCAATATCTGTCAGGCAGCAGACAAGCAGCTCTTCACCTTGGTGGAGTGGGCCAAAAGGATCCCACACTTCTCTGAGCTCCCTCTGGACGACCAGGTCATCCTGCTTCGAGCAG gCTGGAATGAGCTGCTCATTGCCTCTTTCTCGCATCGCTCAGTCACTGTTAAAGACGGCATCCTTTTGGCTACAGGTCTACACGTGCACAGAAGTAGCGCCCACAGTGCAGGAGTGGGATCCATCTTCGACAG AGTCCTCACAGAGTTGGTATCCAAAATGAAAGACATGCAGATGGATAAGACAGAGCTGGGCTGCCTGCGAGCCATCGTTCTATTCAACCCAG ATGCAAAAGGTTTGTCAAACCCATCAGAGGTGGAGGCGCTAAGAGAAAAAGTCTACGCTTCACTGGAGTCGTATACAAAACAGAAGTACCCCGACCAGCCTGGCAG GTTTGCCAAACTGCTCCTGCGCCTGCCAGCTCTGCGCTCCATCGGTCTCAAGTGTTTGGAGCATCTGTTCTTCTTTAAACTAATCGGGGACACGCCCATTGACACTTTCCTGATGGAGATGCTGGAGGCTCCGCATCAGATCACATGA
- the rxrgb gene encoding retinoic acid receptor RXR-gamma-B isoform X6 → MDSNDPYLHLNSAGPMSAGHAHPPSMAGMVGHPSVISTSRPLPSPMSTLGSPMNGLASPYPVITSSLGSPSVPLQSTPNMNFGPISSPQMNSMNSVSSSEDIKPPPGLQSLGNINYQCTSPGGMSKHICAICGDRSSGKHYGVYSCEGCKGFFKRTVRKDLTYTCRDNKECLIDKRQRNRCQYCRYQKCLAMGMKREAVQEERQRGKERGENEVESTSSFNDDMPVEKILDAELAVEPKTEMYSDGSPGNSTNDPVTNICQAADKQLFTLVEWAKRIPHFSELPLDDQVILLRAGWNELLIASFSHRSVTVKDGILLATGLHVHRSSAHSAGVGSIFDRVLTELVSKMKDMQMDKTELGCLRAIVLFNPDAKGLSNPSEVEALREKVYASLESYTKQKYPDQPGRFAKLLLRLPALRSIGLKCLEHLFFFKLIGDTPIDTFLMEMLEAPHQIT, encoded by the exons ACTCGGCAGGGCCAATGAGTGCAGGCCACGCGCATCCTCCTTCCATGGCTGGCATGGTGGGACATCCCTCAGTCATCAGCACCTCCAGGCCCCTACCGTCCCCCATGTCCACCCTGGGCTCGCCAATGAACGGCCTGGCATCGCCTTATCCCGTCATCACGTCGTCTCTGGGATCACCCTCCGTACCCCTCCAGTCTACTCCCAACATGAACTTTGGACCAATCAGCAGTCCACAG ATGAACTCAATGAACAGTGTTAGCAGTTCGGAGGACATCAAGCCTCCACCGGGCCTGCAGTCTCTGGGAAACATCAACTACCAATGTACGAGTCCGGGGGGGATGTCAAAGCACATCTGTGCTATCTGCGGGGATCGCTCTTCAG GAAAGCACTATGGTGTGTACAGCTGCGAAGGCTGCAAAGGCTTCTTTAAGCGCACTGTCCGTAAAGATCTCACCTACACGTGTCGAGACAACAAAGAGTGCCTGATAGACAAGCGCCAGCGGAACCGCTGCCAGTACTGCCGCTATCAGAAGTGCCTGGCCATGGGCATGAAGAGAGAAG ccGTGCAGGAAGAGAGGCAGCGCGGGAAGGAGCGCGGCGAGAACGAGGTGGAATCCACCAGCAGTTTCAACGACGACATGCCGGTGGAAAAGATCCTGGATGCTGAGCTGGCTGTGGAGCCCAAAACGGAGATGTACAGCGATGGCAGCCCCGGAAACTCG ACCAACGACCCCGTCACCAATATCTGTCAGGCAGCAGACAAGCAGCTCTTCACCTTGGTGGAGTGGGCCAAAAGGATCCCACACTTCTCTGAGCTCCCTCTGGACGACCAGGTCATCCTGCTTCGAGCAG gCTGGAATGAGCTGCTCATTGCCTCTTTCTCGCATCGCTCAGTCACTGTTAAAGACGGCATCCTTTTGGCTACAGGTCTACACGTGCACAGAAGTAGCGCCCACAGTGCAGGAGTGGGATCCATCTTCGACAG AGTCCTCACAGAGTTGGTATCCAAAATGAAAGACATGCAGATGGATAAGACAGAGCTGGGCTGCCTGCGAGCCATCGTTCTATTCAACCCAG ATGCAAAAGGTTTGTCAAACCCATCAGAGGTGGAGGCGCTAAGAGAAAAAGTCTACGCTTCACTGGAGTCGTATACAAAACAGAAGTACCCCGACCAGCCTGGCAG GTTTGCCAAACTGCTCCTGCGCCTGCCAGCTCTGCGCTCCATCGGTCTCAAGTGTTTGGAGCATCTGTTCTTCTTTAAACTAATCGGGGACACGCCCATTGACACTTTCCTGATGGAGATGCTGGAGGCTCCGCATCAGATCACATGA
- the rxrgb gene encoding retinoic acid receptor RXR-gamma-B isoform X3, producing MWHPASLPATGGSPTRERGCCHYSAGPMSAGHAHPPSMAGMVGHPSVISTSRPLPSPMSTLGSPMNGLASPYPVITSSLGSPSVPLQSTPNMNFGPISSPQMNSMNSVSSSEDIKPPPGLQSLGNINYQCTSPGGMSKHICAICGDRSSGKHYGVYSCEGCKGFFKRTVRKDLTYTCRDNKECLIDKRQRNRCQYCRYQKCLAMGMKREGVGVCAAVQEERQRGKERGENEVESTSSFNDDMPVEKILDAELAVEPKTEMYSDGSPGNSTNDPVTNICQAADKQLFTLVEWAKRIPHFSELPLDDQVILLRAGWNELLIASFSHRSVTVKDGILLATGLHVHRSSAHSAGVGSIFDRVLTELVSKMKDMQMDKTELGCLRAIVLFNPDAKGLSNPSEVEALREKVYASLESYTKQKYPDQPGRFAKLLLRLPALRSIGLKCLEHLFFFKLIGDTPIDTFLMEMLEAPHQIT from the exons ACTCGGCAGGGCCAATGAGTGCAGGCCACGCGCATCCTCCTTCCATGGCTGGCATGGTGGGACATCCCTCAGTCATCAGCACCTCCAGGCCCCTACCGTCCCCCATGTCCACCCTGGGCTCGCCAATGAACGGCCTGGCATCGCCTTATCCCGTCATCACGTCGTCTCTGGGATCACCCTCCGTACCCCTCCAGTCTACTCCCAACATGAACTTTGGACCAATCAGCAGTCCACAG ATGAACTCAATGAACAGTGTTAGCAGTTCGGAGGACATCAAGCCTCCACCGGGCCTGCAGTCTCTGGGAAACATCAACTACCAATGTACGAGTCCGGGGGGGATGTCAAAGCACATCTGTGCTATCTGCGGGGATCGCTCTTCAG GAAAGCACTATGGTGTGTACAGCTGCGAAGGCTGCAAAGGCTTCTTTAAGCGCACTGTCCGTAAAGATCTCACCTACACGTGTCGAGACAACAAAGAGTGCCTGATAGACAAGCGCCAGCGGAACCGCTGCCAGTACTGCCGCTATCAGAAGTGCCTGGCCATGGGCATGAAGAGAGAAG gtgtgggtgtgtgtgcagccGTGCAGGAAGAGAGGCAGCGCGGGAAGGAGCGCGGCGAGAACGAGGTGGAATCCACCAGCAGTTTCAACGACGACATGCCGGTGGAAAAGATCCTGGATGCTGAGCTGGCTGTGGAGCCCAAAACGGAGATGTACAGCGATGGCAGCCCCGGAAACTCG ACCAACGACCCCGTCACCAATATCTGTCAGGCAGCAGACAAGCAGCTCTTCACCTTGGTGGAGTGGGCCAAAAGGATCCCACACTTCTCTGAGCTCCCTCTGGACGACCAGGTCATCCTGCTTCGAGCAG gCTGGAATGAGCTGCTCATTGCCTCTTTCTCGCATCGCTCAGTCACTGTTAAAGACGGCATCCTTTTGGCTACAGGTCTACACGTGCACAGAAGTAGCGCCCACAGTGCAGGAGTGGGATCCATCTTCGACAG AGTCCTCACAGAGTTGGTATCCAAAATGAAAGACATGCAGATGGATAAGACAGAGCTGGGCTGCCTGCGAGCCATCGTTCTATTCAACCCAG ATGCAAAAGGTTTGTCAAACCCATCAGAGGTGGAGGCGCTAAGAGAAAAAGTCTACGCTTCACTGGAGTCGTATACAAAACAGAAGTACCCCGACCAGCCTGGCAG GTTTGCCAAACTGCTCCTGCGCCTGCCAGCTCTGCGCTCCATCGGTCTCAAGTGTTTGGAGCATCTGTTCTTCTTTAAACTAATCGGGGACACGCCCATTGACACTTTCCTGATGGAGATGCTGGAGGCTCCGCATCAGATCACATGA
- the lmx1a gene encoding LIM homeobox transcription factor 1-alpha isoform X1, producing MDQKAVCAGCHRPIRDRFLLRVSDGLWHEECVRCAACGDPLRNSCFLRDRKLFCRRDYAHLFAVRCGGCAGAISPAELVMRVGAAAFHLRCFTCKVCSCRLQTGDRCVLREGQLLCAREDYHQCVASPASSDTAGKSDDEEEEELGRITQRRGGADNPETKRPKRPRTILTTQQRRTFKASFEVSSKPCRKVRETLAAETGLSVRVVQVWFQNQRAKMKKLARRQQQQEQQHTQEQCELSTVPSCGSLGSETKCMGPSFAHVQQQQMGLTTLEQQDWDTDPFRQGLTPPQMPGDHMHPYGFQDLYGEIDRESLCHVADNDCISLGGSSPLTPIDCLYSMQDSYFTS from the exons ATGGATCAGAAGGCAGTGTGCGCTGGATGCCACCGGCCGATCAGAGACAGGTTTCTCCTCAGAGTCAGTGATGGCCTCTGGCATGAGGAGTGCGTGCGGTGCGCGGCGTGCGGGGACCCGCTCAGGAATTCTTGCTTTCTGCGGGACCGCAAACTTTTCTGCAGGCGGGACTATGCTCA TCTGTTTGCAGTGCGTTGTGGGGGTTGTGCAGGGGCCATCTCCCCTGCAGAGCTTGTGATGCGAGTAGGAGCCGCTGCTTTCCACCTGCGCTGCTTCACCTGCAAAGTTTGTTCCTGCCGCCTGCAGACTGGAGACCGCTGTGTCCTCAGGGAGGGACAGCTTCTGTGTGCCAGAGAGGACTACCATCAGTGTGTGGCGAGTCCAGCATCTTCAGATACCG CAGGTAAAAGTGacgatgaagaagaggaggaattGGGGCGGATTACGCAGAGGCGAGGCGGTGCAGATAATCCAGAAACCAAACGTCCCAAAAGACCTCGCACTATTCTGACCACCCAACAAAGACGCACCTTCAAGGCTTCCTTTGAGGTCTCATCAAAACCTTGCCGAAAG GTAAGGGAGACCTTGGCAGCAGAAACTGGCCTAAGTGTCCGGGTTGTGCAggtctggttccagaaccagagagcTAAA ATGAAGAAATTGGCCAGAAGACAACAGCAGCAAGAGCAGCAACACACCCAGGAGCAGTGCGAACTCTCAACAG TGCCCTCATGTGGCAGTTTAGGTTCAGAGACAAAGTGCATGGGGCCATCTTTTGCCCatgttcagcagcagcagatgggGCTCACCACTCTGGAGCAGCAGGACTGGGACACGGACCCCTTCAGACAGGGCCTGACTCCACCCCAGATGCCAGGGGATCACATGCACCCTTACG GTTTTCAAGACTTGTATGGGGAAATAGACAGGGAGTCTCTGTGCCATGTTGCTGACAATGACTGCATCTCTCTGGGTGGATCGTCCCCACTCACTCCCATTGACTGCCTCTATTCCATGCAGGACTCATACTTCACCTCCTGA
- the lmx1a gene encoding LIM homeobox transcription factor 1-alpha isoform X2: protein MDQKAVCAGCHRPIRDRFLLRVSDGLWHEECVRCAACGDPLRNSCFLRDRKLFCRRDYAHLFAVRCGGCAGAISPAELVMRVGAAAFHLRCFTCKVCSCRLQTGDRCVLREGQLLCAREDYHQCVASPASSDTGKSDDEEEEELGRITQRRGGADNPETKRPKRPRTILTTQQRRTFKASFEVSSKPCRKVRETLAAETGLSVRVVQVWFQNQRAKMKKLARRQQQQEQQHTQEQCELSTVPSCGSLGSETKCMGPSFAHVQQQQMGLTTLEQQDWDTDPFRQGLTPPQMPGDHMHPYGFQDLYGEIDRESLCHVADNDCISLGGSSPLTPIDCLYSMQDSYFTS, encoded by the exons ATGGATCAGAAGGCAGTGTGCGCTGGATGCCACCGGCCGATCAGAGACAGGTTTCTCCTCAGAGTCAGTGATGGCCTCTGGCATGAGGAGTGCGTGCGGTGCGCGGCGTGCGGGGACCCGCTCAGGAATTCTTGCTTTCTGCGGGACCGCAAACTTTTCTGCAGGCGGGACTATGCTCA TCTGTTTGCAGTGCGTTGTGGGGGTTGTGCAGGGGCCATCTCCCCTGCAGAGCTTGTGATGCGAGTAGGAGCCGCTGCTTTCCACCTGCGCTGCTTCACCTGCAAAGTTTGTTCCTGCCGCCTGCAGACTGGAGACCGCTGTGTCCTCAGGGAGGGACAGCTTCTGTGTGCCAGAGAGGACTACCATCAGTGTGTGGCGAGTCCAGCATCTTCAGATACCG GTAAAAGTGacgatgaagaagaggaggaattGGGGCGGATTACGCAGAGGCGAGGCGGTGCAGATAATCCAGAAACCAAACGTCCCAAAAGACCTCGCACTATTCTGACCACCCAACAAAGACGCACCTTCAAGGCTTCCTTTGAGGTCTCATCAAAACCTTGCCGAAAG GTAAGGGAGACCTTGGCAGCAGAAACTGGCCTAAGTGTCCGGGTTGTGCAggtctggttccagaaccagagagcTAAA ATGAAGAAATTGGCCAGAAGACAACAGCAGCAAGAGCAGCAACACACCCAGGAGCAGTGCGAACTCTCAACAG TGCCCTCATGTGGCAGTTTAGGTTCAGAGACAAAGTGCATGGGGCCATCTTTTGCCCatgttcagcagcagcagatgggGCTCACCACTCTGGAGCAGCAGGACTGGGACACGGACCCCTTCAGACAGGGCCTGACTCCACCCCAGATGCCAGGGGATCACATGCACCCTTACG GTTTTCAAGACTTGTATGGGGAAATAGACAGGGAGTCTCTGTGCCATGTTGCTGACAATGACTGCATCTCTCTGGGTGGATCGTCCCCACTCACTCCCATTGACTGCCTCTATTCCATGCAGGACTCATACTTCACCTCCTGA